One part of the Haliotis asinina isolate JCU_RB_2024 chromosome 2, JCU_Hal_asi_v2, whole genome shotgun sequence genome encodes these proteins:
- the LOC137272535 gene encoding uncharacterized protein, giving the protein MSGVNPGGSAALYPGSDKLSKPDCDDVIAMDLEYTKRNQKCVSPFQNLSKKSVKSRLSDKNMKKEGTSASLKTRARQIKAHETEPFLSVDTIPSDKRSLSTEGSARHGHHSVGKGQSTSWVSPGSTISQRGMSRFSMYSSASIPTRHNLTRSSRRGMASSLSQRTLPTTSSKARTANSHIKSPFKHSVHKPTISVPPENGSPSQELKDRTALATYHINKMLVLDTHSSGHRPRGKLLKAKLKPLYPVKVQGPQIEHCRGIVADTHSYSASPSKSLQRRKQIMSSMNAGELKDLMDRPRTVESIHRTSVASSVDENRDNLLEEDISQLSQGFAQASSSTSSLPSVSTVPSQSNQGISGVTQPSDLATASPIVSPEGSETAVRGSSQDSSRDTSTVFLTSGRNVESLTDDPVAGEVIPPEVEAASREVIQMAEMLEKRISLLGIDTKDLLESKGGDDVVEDEKSNDGPCEKMTNVTASTSQEEHQSGNSSVEGRARPYSATTQVTHNFRTTETRPLSTGDLSRRKSTSKSVRFADETESPKVEAWNDAVTDKDVCSRSSDSNNNACESEGSIHSSSIMSKSRCKPSEIEQNKEPEDPDDDKENYLPKKSVYFPSSQTFSQTLASTSQQCSSNKTPDKTTSNASDSVVRTSFMEEFLAHAAPVDDSVCSVSSEECQQNAVQTEKGPCEDKEATARPFPLISLSERIATANVCMPVTSDKTMPLIEPVKEQREDKVEEDLEEVIIASDPPVVDTFMESDPSVNVTFSSHDMLNQFEHCYGSVNNLIENPPVNVNRRKKTKGRGTTASESNKHPFSPPCPPCQRKETNGSSRSRRWKSSQPPSKPSSYGVGARHHYPSDLINREAETGSDKPVCKTNIQRQTKSRSTHKRPSSGQSVSSYSSQTSNSNSGRLKHNVPISNEFQIDEEEIEALTFDDLDHQIDLIQSELKKNIDQQAQLLSETEHLRHSLKSREDLYTNADKVNDEDGESVWFPAASLGLQSHGYYQSLLMNYRKKCMEVSENCLMISEHITSPRWHRTDTGSGESGSGEKAETPENISQNTKGRVPLTEDTSSTDRVSKEEQTEISEKEVDTDRIPEKADTFLKMLCTTVGEVEQPVVKPTCLDLGQHYISDKRDLKVVATTKELSKQKVKKADKPSAPFPPLCFSINARPPQGYLYYFAYGSDMNNDRMSLYLKRDISQRFWGLLMGFSLVFNKKGADVEAGGFPNIEFNPFCSVEGCVYQLTQGDLNVLDKCVGVPQHYCHVVLPVWMSNTSDPDKLGVAQYCVPAIIYIAQDQWVDRDTGLSTEYSISQCRRSADLLTPAYRGHLTKLASVSGPAPQPTTA; this is encoded by the exons ATGTCAGGAGTGAATCCTGGGGGGTCAGCTGCCCTCTACCCAGGTTCAGACAAGCTCTCAAAACCTGACTGTGATGATGTCATTGCAATGGACCTGGAATACACCAAAAGAAACCAGAAATGTGTCAGCCCATTTCAAAACTTATCAAAGAAATCTGTGAAATCCAGATTGTCAGATAAGAACATGAAGAAAGAAGGAACTTCAGCCTCACTTAAAACAAGAGCCAGGCAGATAAAGGCACATGAG ACGGAACCCTTCTTGTCTGTGGACACCATTCCATCTGATAAAAGGAGTCTATCCACag AGGGATCAGCTCGACATGGTCACCATAGCGTGGGCAAGGGACAGTCAACCAGCTGGGTCAGTCCTGGTTCTACCATCAGTCAGAGGGGGATGTCTCGCTTCTCCATGTACTCGTCGGCCAGCATACCTACCAG ACACAACTTGACTCGAAGCAGTCGAAGAGGAATGGCTTCATCCCTGTCTCAAAGAACCCTGCCTACCACCAGCAGCAAAGCCAGGACAGCAAACTCACACATCAAGAGTCCATTCAAGCACTCTGTACACAAGCCGACCATCTCAGTACCACCA GAGAATGGGAGCCCCTCCCAGGAGCTGAAGGACCGGACTGCCCTGGCAACCTATCACATCAACAAGATGCTGGTACTGGACACCCACAGCAGTGGACACAGGCCCAGGGGAAAACTCCTCAAAGCCAA ACTGAAGCCACTGTATCCAGTCAAAGTTCAAGGCCCACAGATTGAACACTGTAGAGGAATAGTTGCAG acacacactcatacaGTGCCAGCCCAAGCAAGTCCCTGCAGCGCAGGAAGCAGATTATGTCCAGCATGAACGCTGGTGAGCTGAAGGACTTGATGGACCGACCACGTACAGTGGAGTCTATACACCGGACATCTGTGGCCTCCAGTGTCGATGAGAACCGTGACAACTTGCTGGAGGAAGACATCAGTCAACTCTCACAAGG GTTTGCGCAAGCATCCTCCTCCACCTCCTCCCTGCCGAGTGTCTCAACAGTCCCATCTCAGAGTAATCAAG GTATCAGTGGAGTGACTCAGCCCTCAGACTTGGCAACTGCATCTCCCATTGTATCTCCAGAAGGCAGTGAAACAGCAGTCAGAGGATCATCTCAGGACTCAAGCAGAGACACCAGTACAGTGTTCCTTACATCAGGTAGAAATGTGGAGTCTCTGACTGATGACCCTGTGGCAGGGGAAGTAATTCCACCTGAAGTTGAAGCTgcatcaagggaggtaatacagaTGGCTGAAATGCTGGAGAAGAGAATAAGTCTTTTGGGAATTGACACAAAGGACTTGTTGGAATCAAAGGGTGGAGATGATGTTGTTGAGGATGAGAAGAGTAATGATGGACCATGTGAGAAGATGACTAATGTGACAGCAAGTACCTCCCAGGAGGAACACCAGAGTGGGAACTCCTCAGTGGAAGGAAGAGCCCGACCATATAGTGCTACGACCCAAGTCACACACAACTTCAGGACAACAGAAACCAGACCTCTCTCAACTGGTGATTTGTCCCGTCGTAAAAGTACAAGTAAATCAGTTCGTTTTGCTGATGAGACTGAAAGTCCCAAAGTAGAAGCATGGAACGATGCAGTGACTGACAAGGATGTGTGTTCAAGAAGCTCAGACTCCAATAATAATGCATGTGAAAGTGAGGGTAGCATTCATTCTTCCTCTATTATGTCTAAGTCACGATGCAAACCCAGTGAGAttgaacaaaacaaagaacCTGAGGATCCTGATGATGACAAAGAGAATTATTTGCCAAAGAAATCAGTGTATTTTCCATCTTcacaaacattttcacaaaCTTTGGCATCAACAAGTCAACAATGTAGCTCAAAtaaaactcctgacaagacaacAAGCAATGCTTCTGACTCTGTTGTTCGTACATCCTTCATGGAGGAATTCCTAGCACATGCAGCTCCTGTTGATGATTCCGTCTGTTCAGTCAGCTCAGAGGAGTGCCAGCAGAATGCTGTCCAAACTGAAAAGGGGCCTTGTGAAGACAAGGAAGCTACTGCAAGACCGTTTCCACTCATTTCTCTGTCAGAGAGAATTGCTACTGCAAATGTTTGCATGCCAGTAACTTCTGATAAAACTATGCCTTTGATTGAACCAGTTAAGGAACAAAGAGAGGATAAGGTTGAGGAAGACTTGGAAGAGGTCATTATAGCATCTGATCCACCAGTTGTTGACACTTTCATGGAATCTGATCCGTCAGTTAATGTAACATTCTCATCTCATGATATGTTGAATCAGTTTGAACATTGTTATGGCAGTGTTAACAATTTGATTGAAAACCCACCTGTTAATGTTAATCGTAGGAAGAAAACTAAGGGAAGAGGAACAACAGCATCTGAATCTAATAAACATCCTTTCTCTCCTCCATGTCCTCCCTGCCAAAGAAAAGAAACTAATGGATCCTCACGAAGTAGAAGATGGAAGAGCAGCCAACCACCTTCAAAGCCTTCATCCTATGGGGTAGGAGCAAGGCATCATTACCCATCAGATCTGATCAACAGAGAGGCTGAGACTGGATCAGATAAACCAGTATGTAAAACAAATATCCAACGACAAACTAAATCACGTTCAACCCACAAAAGACCAAGCAGTGGCCAGTCTGTCAGTAGTTACAGCAGCCAAACAAGCAACTCAAACTCAGGCAGATTAAAACACAATGTAccaatttcaaatgaatttcaaattgATGAGGAAGAGATAGAGGCTCTCACATTTGATGATCTGGACCATCAGATAGATTTGATTCAGTCAGAGctgaagaaaaatattgacCAGCAGGCCCAGCTCCTGAGTGAGACAGAGCATCTTCGTCACTCTCTAAAAAGTAGAGAGGACCTTTACACCAACGCAGATAAAGTAAATGATGAGGATGGAGAATCTGTTTGGTTTCCAGCAGCATCCCTTGGTCTTCAGTCTCATGGTTACTACCAGTCACTTCTCATGAACTACAGGAAGAAGTGTATGGAGGTGAGTGAGAACTGTTTGATGATAAGTGAACACATCACAAGTCCCAGATGGCACAGGACAGACACTGGTTCTGGAGAAAGTGGGAGTGGAGAAAAGGCAGAAACTCCTGAAAACATATCTCAGAACACTAAGGGGAGAGTGCCACTTACAGAAGACACCTCATCTACGGACAGAGTATCAAAAGAAGAACAGACTGAGATTTCAGAGAAAGAAGTTGACACTGACAGAATCCCTGAGAAAGCAGACACCTTCCTGAAGATGTTGTGTACAACAGTTGGGGAGGTGGAACAG CCTGTTGTGAAGCCGACTTGTTTGGACCTAGG ACAACACTACATTTCAGACAAGAGGGATCTTAAAGTAGTAGCAACCACAAAGGAATTGTCAAAACAGAA AGTGAAAAAAGCTGACAAACCATCAGCTCCATTTCCCCCTTTATGCTTCTCCATCAACGCCCGGCCGCCACAGGGATATCTGTACTACTTCGCCTATGGGTCCGACATGAACAATGACAG GATGAGCCTGTATTTGAAGAGGGACATCAGTCAACGTTTCTGGGGGCTCCTCATGGGTTTCAGTCTGGTCTTCAACAAGAAAG GTGCAGATGTTGAAGCAGGAGGCTTCCCCAACATAGAGTTCAATCCATTCTGCTCCGTGGAGGGTTGTGTGTATCAACTGACTCAGGGAGATCTCAATGTCCTGGACAAGTGTGTTGGAGTCCCACAG CATTACTGTCATGTTGTCCTGCCTGTGTGGATGTCCAATACCTCTGATCCAGACAAACTTGGAGTGGCTCAGTACTGTGTGCCAGCCATCATCTACATTGCACAGGACCAGTGGGTGGACAGAG ATACTGGACTATCTACTGAGTACAGCATCTCCCAGTGCAGGAGGAGTGCAGATCTGCTCACACCAGCATACAGAGGTCACCTGACCAAGCTGGCTTCTGTGTCAGGCCCAGCACCCCAGCCAACAACAGCGTAG